The genomic stretch AGGGAAAGATGTCGGTGGGATAGAAGAAGTTGGCGAAGGGCTGGGCGTCCCGGGACGGCTGGGCGAAGCGGTGGTTGAAGCTGCCCCGTCCCGCACCCGCCACGTGCGGCATGAGTCCGTCGAAGACCCGCCGGTTCTGCTCGTCCTCGTTGAAACCGTGGTAGAGGAAGGTCCGCAGGAACCGGCCGCTCTGGGAGCTGCCGTACCCCAGGGCCCGGTTCAGGGCGCCCCGGGGAATGGAGAGCACCGGATCGTCCTCGTACTTGAGGTGGGAGATCATGTCCCGCACCGCTGTGGGGCCCAGTCCTACCAGGGGCGGGTCCTGGGCCCGGTAGACCACTTCGTAGATCCTGTGGGGCTCGAATCCGCCTTCCAGCAGCACGTGGGTCGGGTCGGGCACCGGCCGGCCCCCCTCCATGCGGGCGAATCTCCAGCGCTCGCGGGGAATCGTCTGGCGCTCACCCTCGACGGCATCCCGGACCGTCATCGAATTCTCGGGGTCGTCGGGATCGGACACGGGATAGGGAATATGCCTGCGGTCCGAGAGCAGGCGGTGTTCGACGTGGGTCTTGGGCACGAAGTCGCACCTCACCAGTCCGGTGATGGGGCCTTCCGGATCCCGGGCGACGGCCGGATACACACGAACGTTTCCGGGAGTGTGCGGTGGGTCCAACTGCCAACCCAGCCAGAGGAGCGTGAAACCGCGGCGCATGAGAAATCCGTCCCCGAAGTCCTCGCGGACCTTGGGATCGCGTCTGAACCGGGCCAGGCTGAAGAAGCCCAGCATGTTCTTCCCGCCCCGGTTGGAGACCTCGTAGAGCAGCGCGCCGTTGCCTCGCTCCACCCGGACCGGCTTCATCATCACGAAATCGGAGGAGAACTCCACCTCACCCCGATCATTGCGAGGGGCTTTCCGGATGTCGGTGATGATCCGGTTGGGCCCCAGTTCGGGATCGACGGCGAAGTGCACCCGTCCAGTGATCCTCTCGTAGGGGCCCACGAGGGGATAGGGCTCACCCCCCAGCAGCGAATCCCTCTCCTGGATCTCCACCCGCACGACGCGTGCCCAGAGCGGACTCATGAAGATCAGGAATGAGGAGATGGCAATGAAAAGGCGGGACATACGAATCATTAGAGTCTCGGTGGGAGATCGGAGTCAAGAAGGTGGAAGGGCTGCGGCGAGAGCCGTCGCGGCTCTCCCTGCCGGCCGAATGTCTTAGCGGCCCGTGTGTGGCTTGACGGCGTTCGGGTCGACGGAGGCGACGGCGAGACGTGACATCCGGGCCAGGATCTCGCGGCCGGACCGGTCGCCCGGATCGTCGCTCAGAGCGAAGGCGGAGATGACCACCGGCCCAACGGGCAACTCGACGATTCCCGAGTCGGCGGCGATCCGCCGGCTTCCTCCGTACTTGTTGGCTACGGGGATGCCTTCTCTGACGTACTTGGCAATGGTTCGTTTATGGGTGGAGGCGCGCATCAAGTCCAACATCTCGCCGGTATCTTCCCGGCTCGCCAACTCGCCGCCATACAGCTTGGCCAGAAGCGATCCGATGTCGCGGGGACCGCAGACATTGTTGTTCAGCGAATCGGAGTAACCCAAGCCATCGTCGAACTTCCCGGCGCGCATGTGTTCCAGGATCCGGGCATCGTTTTTTCGAGAGATGGGAGCGTCAGCCAGACCGACGATCAGGTAATGCCATCGGCCCAGCTCCATGGAAGCCCGGGTGTTTTTCAGTCCCAGTTCCCCCAGAAACCGGTTGACCGCCTCCAGCCCCACCTTGTGTATTACCAGGTCGGTGGCCATGTTGTCGCTGTGCACCATCATCAGACGGCAGTACTCGCGCAAGGTGAGGGAGACCGGCCCGTCGCGGCGCTTGAGGACGCCGCTGCCGTGGGTCGAAATGTCCTGGGGCAGAGTTTCCTTGGCGTCCAGGTCCAACGAGCCGGCTGCCGCCTGCCGGTAAAGTTCGATCATGACCGGCAGTTTGATCACGCTGGCCGGCGGAAAACGCTGGTCGCCGTTCCAGGAATACTCGGCGCCATCGGCCAGGTTTCTGGCGAAGAAGCCGATCCTCCCGCCGAACCGGTTTGCCATCGCATCCAGATCTTCTCGAGGGAATTGGGTCTTGGGAGGGTTGCCGGAGGCAATTGCCCCCAGGACCAGACCAAAGGTCAGCAGAAGAATGAATCTGGCCTTGCCGTCGGGAGAGGCGTGCTCCGGCGAGGTGGAAGAGGCTGTCTTTCCGGCTTCCCGTCTCAAGCCAGGAGCTTCTCGATCACGTGGCCGCCGACATCGGTAAGGCGGAAGTCGCGGCCCTGGTAGCGGTAGGTGAGCTTGGTGTGATCGATTCCCAGCAGGTGAAGGATCGTGGCCTGGACGTCGTGGACTTCCACCTTGTCCTTGGTCACGAAGAATCCCAGGTCGTCCACTTCACCGATGGTCTGACCGGGCTTGATGCCGCCGCCGGCGAACCACATGGGGAAGTTGTCGATGTGGTGGTTGCGGCCGACACTCTCCCGGAATTCCGCCATGGGGGTTCGTCCGAACTCGCCGCCCCAGATGACCAGCGTGTCCTCCAACAGGCCGCGCTGCTTGAGATCGGTGATGAGGGCGGCGGAGGGACGATCGGTCTCCATCGACACCTCGTCGATCCTCTCGCTCAGGTTCCCGTGATGGTCCCAGCCGGTGTGGTAGAGCTGGACGAAACGGACGCCCCGCTCGATCATGCGGCGGGCCAGCAGGCAGTTGGTGGCGTACGACGGTTCGCCCGGCGTCACTCCATAGAGGTCCAGGGTGGCCTGGCTTTCGCTGCTCAGGTCCATCAGCTCGGGGCCGCTGGTCTGCATGCGGAAGGCCATCTCGTAGGAGGCGATCCGGGTGGCGATTTCCGGGTCGCCGTATTCCTTCTCATGCATCCGGTTCAGATCCTGGATGGCGGCCAGCTTTGCCCCCTGACGCTGGATCGAGACACCCTTGGGACTGGCCAGATTGGGAATCGGAACGGCCGAGCGCAGGAACTCGACGCCCTGGTATGCCGTGGGCAGAAATCCGCTGCTCCACATGAAGGCGCCGCCCATCAGGTCCGCCTCCCCCGATCGGAGGACCACGAATCCGGGGAGATCCTTCGACTCGCTGCCCAGTCCGTAACCCACCCAGGAGCCCATGCTGGGCAGTCCGAAGCGGGTCGATCCGGAGTTGCAGAAGAGCTTGGCGGGAGCATGATTGAAGTTTTCGGTCACGACCGATTGGACCAGGGCCACGTCGTCCACGACCTTGGCCATCTGGGGGAACACTTCCGAAACCCAGGTGCCCGACTGTCCGTGCTGGGCGAATTTCCGTTTTGGACCGAGCAGTTTGGGCTTCACCTTGGTGAAACGTTCCATGAACGCGAAGCGCTTGCCCTCCAGGATGGAATCGGGTGCGGTCTGGCCGTTCAACCGGGCCAGTTCCGGCCGGTAGAGCCAGGTCTCGAACTGACTCGGCCCGCCGGCCATGAAGAGGTAGATCACCCGTTTGACCTTGGGTTCGTAGTGGGGTTGCCGGAGGGCGAGGGGGTTCCTGGCGCGGCTGTCGCCGGCGGCGAACATTTTGCCGTCGCTCAACAACTGGCCCAAGGCAACGTTGGCCAGACCGACGAAGCACCGGTCGAAGAAATGGCGCCGTGTCTGACCGATAAGCTGGAGCCCGTAATTCGTCATTTCCATCCCGACCTTCCTCTTGGGCCTCGGCCTGTCATTCCCGGGTGAAAAACTCGTCTACGTTGAGCAGCACGCTGGCCGCCATGTACCAGACCGCCTCCTCCTGGCCCTTCTTTCCGTCCGGCATGGCAAGGCTCAGAATCTCTTCCGTCTCCGCCGGATCGGCGCCAAACTCCTGGCGCTGGGTGGTCAACAGGCGCTCCAGCCGGGCTTTCTCCTGGGGCCGGGGCGTCCGGGTCAGGCAGATTCTGAAGAGATGGTCGAGGCGTTCCGAGTCCGTGCCGTCCGGAAGCTCTCTGAGCACTCTGTAGGCCAGGCCTTGGGCGAACTCGTGAAATCCTTCGTCGTTCAGAAGCGTCAGGGCCTGCAACGGCGTCGTCGACCGGTTTCGGCGGGTGACCGTCAACATGGCGTCCGGGCTGTCGAAGACGGCCAGAGCCGGGTGGGGACTGAGTCGCCAGTAGTAGGTGTACAGTCCTCGCCGATACCGGTCCTGCCCCTTGCTTTCCGGCCATCGCTCATGGCTCCCGTCGGGCCTGGCGCCATTCTTGATGATGACCCAGGGGGGTTGCGGCGGGTACACGCTCGGCCCGCCGATCTTCGGCGCCAGGAGGCCGCTCGCCGACAACGCCAGGTCGCGAATCACTTCCGACTCGACGCGCAGCCGGTTCTGCCGCGCCAGCAGGCGGTTGCGGGGGTCCTCCTGCCTGAGATCGGGGCGGTGCCGGGACGATTGCCGATAGGTGGCCGAGGTGGCAATGAGGCGATGGATGGCCTTCAGGCTCCAGTCCTGAGCCACGAACTCCGAGGCCAGCCAGTCCAGGAGCCGGGCGTGGGAGGGAGGGGTGCCCTGGGTTCCGAAATCGTTGCTGGTCTCGACGATTCCAGTACCGAAATACCGCTGCCAGATCCGGTTGACGGTGACCCGCGGCGTCAGGGGATTCTTCTCGTCCACGAGCCAGTGGCCCAGGTCCAGGCGAGTGTAATTCTCACGTTCGGGCAACGGCGGCAGCACGGCCAGGGTTCCGGGCCAGACCTGAATCCCCTTCTGCAGGAAATCGCCTCCCAGCAGTACGTGGGTCGGACGGGGTTCGGGCAACTCCCGCATGACCAACGTGCTGGGGATGTCGGGCTTCAGCTCCCCGACGGTTGCCAGCGCTTTCGTTCGTTCCTGATGTCCCGCATCCTGCCGGAAATAGGCGCGCCGCGTGTACCTCTGCTGCTCCGGATGGCGTTCCGCGATGGGAATCTTCAGAGCGGCCAGATGGCCCGGGGTCAGCTTGGCTCGGGCTTCTTCGTCCAGGTTGGCCTCCCACTCCTCCTGCCTGGAAACCAACAGTTCCTCGTACTTCTCGTTTTCCTCCCGCATCGCCTTGAGCTGGGCCTGGATGGCATCACGCCGCGCAAATTGTTCGGGGGTGCCGAACTCCATGATCGGCTCGTAGGCGCGGGCGCGTCCGGCTTGGTTCTTGTACTCGCCGCTCAACTCGTCGATGTTGTTGAAGAAGGAGAAGAACCGGTAGAACTCCCGTTGGGAGACGGGGTCGTACTTGTGGTCGTGGCAGCGGGCGCAGCCCAGGGTCAGACCCAGAAAGACGACGCCCGTGGTATGCACCCGGTCGACCACCGCCTCGACGCGGTACTGTTCGAAGTCGATGCCCCCCTCCAGATTCAACTGGGTGTTGCGGTGAAATCCCGTGGCGATGACCTGGTCCCGGGTGGGCTCGGGCATCAGGTCGCCGGCGATCTGCTCGATCACGAACTCGTCGTAGGGAAGATCGCGGTTCAGGGCCTCGATCACCCAGTCCCGGTATTTCCAGATCTTGCGGGGCAGGTCGTTGTTGTAGCCGTCCGAGTCGGCGTAGCGGGCCAGATCGAGCCAATGGCGTCCCCAGCGCTCGCCGTAGTGCGGCGACCCCAGCAATCCGTCGATGAGCCGTTCATAGGCGTCCGAGCGCGTATCTTCCAGAAATGCGTCCACCTCCTCGGGGCGGGGCAACAGTCCGACCAGGTCCAGATAGGCCCGGCGGATCAGGGTGGCCTTCTCCGCTTCCGGCGATGGTTTCAAACCTTGCTGATCGAGGCGGGCGAGGATGAAGCGGTCGATGGGATTGCGCACCCAGCCGGCGTCGGACACTGCCGGTTCCGCGGGACGCCGGATGGGCTGGAACGCCCAGTGTTTCGACGGGTCCTCCATGGCCCTGGCCCGGTCCGGCGCCGGGTCGGGCCAGGGAAGCCCCATCCGGATCCAACGGACCAGCGCCGAAACCTCCTGATCGGCCAGCGCCTCCCCTGGAGGCATCTTCAAATCGCCCTGCCGCCTGATGGCGTGGACGAGAAGGCTCTCCCCGGGCAGGCCCTCGGCCACGGCTTCGCCCCGGTTTCCACCCTTGAGGAGCCCCTCCCGGCTGTCGGTGGAGAGGCCGCTGGTGGGCAGCTTGTCGTTGTGACAGCCGGAACACTTGTTCCGCAGGACCGGACGGATCCGGTTTTCGAAGAATTGGATCTGGTCCGCGGAAAACCGCGCCGTCTCCGCCGCGGCGAGCAGATGGAAACAACTGCAAGCAGTGAGGATCAAGACTGTTAGGAGAAGGCGAACCATGGCCCTAGCCTACCACTGTTCCATCACCGCGTTCCATTGCATCGGGGACGGGCCTCCCGCCGGGAGCCGCACTCTGCCGGCTCGATGGAATCGGGGGTGGCGTTCCACGAATCTCATCTTTCGTAACCCGCGAAATCAATCGGTGTCTCGACCAGCCACTTGTGCAGGAACCGCTGCCAGGCCGGATCGATGTGGGGTCCGTTGGCCGAGTGTCCGTCCGGCGTGGGCACGTATTCGTATCGTTCCCGGACTCCGAGAAATTCGTAGACTTCCGCCGCCCGGTTGCAGTAACCCTCGTTGTGCAGGTCGGCCATGCGCCCGCCGATGAGCATGAAGGCCCGGGGTGCGCACATGGCCATCAGTTCGTGGTGATTGCGCTCGAGTCCGGGCCGACCCACATCGGGGTTCAGCAGGCTCAGGACGGTGCCGCGCAGGTCGTGTATTGGGTAATCGTGCGTGCGGATGCCTGGGAACCGTTTCAGCCAGTCCAGGTACCAGTGTTTGAACCAGTTGGTCCTGCCGTTGAGGGCGACTCCCGGATCGAAAGAGACCGTCGCCTTGATCTCGGGGACGAGGGCGGCGGCGTAGATGGCCGCCTTGGCGCTCAGGGAGAATCCCATGAAACCGATCCGGTCCGCGTCCACCTCCGGCAGGGAACTCAGGTATTCCACCTCCCGAGAGACGTCGTGGACCATCTTGCCCATGGGCAGCCAGTGTCCGAATCGGGAATAGAGTGTCTCGTGCACCCCGTTGCGAAAGCTCCGGCCCTCCCGGTACTTCTTGATGAAGGATTGGCTGGTCAGGACCACGAAGCCGCGGCGCGCCAGGTAGCTGCCCCACCATTGCTCTGGCGCATCGTAGTCGGAACTGGTGGCCGCCCAGGCGATGACGGCCGGAAACGGACCGGATCCCTGGTTCGTGGGCATCAGCAAGAGGTGGTCCTGGTAGAAATCGACCTCCATGGCAAGTCCCAGGTGGATCCTTGTATAGCCGTCACGCTCCTGGCGACTGTAAACCTGGGTCTTCGTGATGTCCCCGAACCAGCGGCGGTCCTCCGGTGCGGGACTCAGCTTGCCCAGAATCCGTGTCCAGACCCGAACCAGCTCGGGTCGCCGGAGCACGTCCCAATCCTCCGCTGACTCGATCTTCCGTCCGTCTTCAGAAACCAGAGCCGAGGGGATCTCCATCAGGTGCTGCCCTGGTTGCGGGGAGGGCCCTCGAACCCAAGGGTGGTACGTGAGCCTTCCCAGGTTTCCGGTCTCCCCCGGCGCCAGCGAAGTCAGAATGAATCCCAACAGGCCCGCGAGGACCGATTTCCTAAATTTCCGTCTCACTCGGTTCCCCTCACTTGTGCAAAATATGCAGGGGCGCCCCTTGTGAGCGCCCTCGTTCGTCTGTTGAGGAGGGACGACTTTCCAGTCGATTCTTCTACCTCTCCTGCCTCTTCCCTGGTTCCTCTTTCCTCGAATTCCCACACTCTCTCACGAGCATCAGCGCTGGATTTTCTTGTACACGTCACGCCGGTGGCCGATCGCCACGACGAGGATTTCAATGCGAGATTCGATGAGTCGATAGATGATGCGGTAACGTCCGGTGCGCCAGGCACGCAAGCCCGTCAAGCCAAGGCGTAGCCGTTTGCCGTGTTACGGGTCCTGACTGAGTTTCTGCAGGGTTTCACGAATACGCTTTCGGACAGTTGGATCGAGTTTCCTGATCGCACGTGCGGCACTGGCTGCATACTTGATAGTCCATGTCAATCCCAGACGTCCTCGTGGCTCATCAGATTGCCCGCTGCTGCTTCCGCCAAGCCCTGTCTGATCGATTTCGTCAACTCTTGGTCCGCCAGGATTTCCCAAGGTTCGATGGAACCGAAAACCTTGGCAAGCCACGAACTTCGAGCAAAGAGGTGAGGCTTCTCGTCATATTCCCTGGACTCGATGCAGTCAACGAACTCCGAACGAGGGAAGGTGACTCTGACCGGGATGGTGGTTTGAACACCACCATCGACAAGCCATTCCAACTCGATGGCTTCTCCTCGTTCCCGAGTTTTTGCCGCGGTCACGAACAAGACGGATCCAGGTTGCGGTTCATCCACACCACGATTCTCGATGACTTTGTTCAACCACACCTCGTATGCTTTCCTCCACTTCTCATCCATCAAGAAGAGAGCTTGTCCGAGTGGAATGTCCTCGAAACGCAGGTGCCTCATGATCTCATCGTCTTTCGTTACGCGAGCAACCCAGACCAAACTCGCATGGTCATAATTGTACGCTTGTAAGAGTTAACGTTTCTATCCACAAAAAGACGAACCGCTACGAGGGGGATTGGAGGGACGACTTAATAGTCGCCCATTTCGCCAATCTCCCCCGCCATCCCTCAAGCGTGTTCCAGCTACCGACGGTGTTCCCCTGGTTCTTCCCCTTTCTTTCCTCTTTCCACCTTCCTTCTCCCCCCGCCGGCAAGAATCTCCAGCGCCAGGGAGCGGAACTCCTTCATCCTTCTCGTCCACAACTCCTTCAATCGGCGCACCTTGCCCGGATGCTCCGAGGCCAGATCGGTGGTTTCGGTGCGGTCGGCTTCCAGGTCGTAGAGTTCCCACGGCCCTTCCGGACCTTCCGAAACCAGCTTCCAGCGACCGGACCGCACCGCCCGGTTCTTCTCGTGGTACCACCAGAGATGGTCGCGAGCGACTGCGCCATCTTTGGCGAAAACGGGAAGAAGGCTCTTTCCGGGAAGGGGAGGAGCCGCAACCGGTTCGCCGTTCGAGTTCCGCCAGTCCGATAGTCCGACCATCTCCAGGACAGTGGGGACGAAGTCGATGACATGGCCCACATTGTGGCGGAGTTCGTTGCGGGAAGAGATGCCGCGGGGCCAGTGCACGATCATCGGCGTGGCGATGCCGCCCTCGTGGACCCACATCTTGTGGCGCCGGAAGGGGGTGTTGGCGACGGTCGACCCACCCGGACCCAGGCACAGGAAGGTGCCGGCCGAGCCCGGTTCCGCATCCGGGTCGTGGCCGTCGCTGCGGACGATGAGCTCGCAACTGGCGCCGTTGTCCGAGAGGAAGAGGATCAACGTGTCCTCGAAGGCGCCCATGCGGCGAAGTTGATCCAGGACCCGCCCGATCTCCCGGTCCATGCTGTGGATCATGGCGGCATGGATGGCCATCTTCGCCGCTTGAAACTCGCGCTGCTCCAGGGTCAGCCGGCTCCAGGGAAGCGGCCGGTCCACCTCGCCCGGTCCCAGCGCCTCCAGGGTTCCGGGGAATTCCCGGATCGGCCCCACGCCGGGTTCCATTTCGGGCAGCCGGCCGGAGACGATGCCCATTTCCCGGATCCGCCGCCACCGGTCCAGGCGAATTTCAGCCCAGTCGCGCCGGTACCGGTCGCGGTAGCGGGAGATGTCCCCGGGCAGGGCGTGGAGTGGGAAATGGGGTGCGGTGAATGCCAGGTAGTGGAAGAAGGGCCGGCCGCCGAATTCGGCCGCATGTTGCCTGAGGGTCCGGATGGCGTGATCGGCAATGGCGGTGGTGGCGTAGTAGCCGCTGCCGGGCTCGATGGGCGGCAGTTCCCGATCGTCCTCCCAGTGGACCTGCGGATTGAAGAACCGTCCCTGGTCCCGCAGGTAGTAGGAGCGATGAAATCCGTTGGCCACGGGCATCCCGTCGATGTGCCACTTGCCCGAGTGGTAGGAGCGGTACCCGAGCGGCCGGAGCATATCGGGAAGCAGGCGGGCCCAATCCGGACGTTCGCCCCTTCCGCCGGGGACACCGGGCAATTTATCCCGTCCCACCTGCTGGGCATAGTAACCGGTGAGCAGCGCGGCGCGGGTGGGCCAGCACCTCGCCGTGTTGTAGAACTGGGTGAAGCGGAGGCCGCCTCGGGCCAATCCGTCCAGGTTCGGCGTCTCGATCTCGCCCCCGTAGCACCCGAGATCGGAAAATCCCAGGTCATCGGCCAGGATGACCATGATGTTGGGACGGTTGGGCTCTGTCAGGACAAGGAACAGTATCGTGCATAAAGCACAAAATGGCAGAAAAGCACCAAGCACCAAATTCCAAACGGCATGCGGCCGCCCGGGTACAAAACGCCGGGGGTGTGTCTCGGTGTCACGGGGATTGGATTCAGAGAATTCAGATTTCATCCGGGCGTCGACGTGAGGACTCCTCGGCATTGTCCGATTTCCTCGTGGATGCTTGAATTTGATCGTACGTTACACTGTCGGTACTGACAACGACTGCGGCACGGGGTTAGTCCGGATCTGCCCCAATCATTCCAGGTCAACGATGGTTTCACCTATGGAAAACAGACTCGACCGGCGGCGGCGCTGGACCAGATCCCGCAGAGACTTCTTGAGAATCTCCTCACTCGGGTTAGGGTCGCTGCCGTTGATTCAACCGGCACGGATTATGGCGTCCGGCGCCCGCCGGTCGTCTCCGCAAGTGCGCGAGATCGGGTCGCGGCTCGAGCTGTTCGTGGACGACTGGCTGATCGAGACCATGAAGGGGGTGGATCTGAAGCTGCACCGTCCCGTCCCCCGGGAGGTGGTCCTCGAGTTCGATCGTCCCTGGGAGGGCTCCCTGAGTTACGCCCCGGTCTACATGAAGGAGGGAGACCGCTACCGGCTCTGGTACCGGGGAGGCGGCGTATGGGACGGGATCCGGGCTGATC from Acidobacteriota bacterium encodes the following:
- a CDS encoding dienelactone hydrolase family protein — its product is MRRKFRKSVLAGLLGFILTSLAPGETGNLGRLTYHPWVRGPSPQPGQHLMEIPSALVSEDGRKIESAEDWDVLRRPELVRVWTRILGKLSPAPEDRRWFGDITKTQVYSRQERDGYTRIHLGLAMEVDFYQDHLLLMPTNQGSGPFPAVIAWAATSSDYDAPEQWWGSYLARRGFVVLTSQSFIKKYREGRSFRNGVHETLYSRFGHWLPMGKMVHDVSREVEYLSSLPEVDADRIGFMGFSLSAKAAIYAAALVPEIKATVSFDPGVALNGRTNWFKHWYLDWLKRFPGIRTHDYPIHDLRGTVLSLLNPDVGRPGLERNHHELMAMCAPRAFMLIGGRMADLHNEGYCNRAAEVYEFLGVRERYEYVPTPDGHSANGPHIDPAWQRFLHKWLVETPIDFAGYER
- a CDS encoding alpha/beta hydrolase domain-containing protein, giving the protein MIRMSRLFIAISSFLIFMSPLWARVVRVEIQERDSLLGGEPYPLVGPYERITGRVHFAVDPELGPNRIITDIRKAPRNDRGEVEFSSDFVMMKPVRVERGNGALLYEVSNRGGKNMLGFFSLARFRRDPKVREDFGDGFLMRRGFTLLWLGWQLDPPHTPGNVRVYPAVARDPEGPITGLVRCDFVPKTHVEHRLLSDRRHIPYPVSDPDDPENSMTVRDAVEGERQTIPRERWRFARMEGGRPVPDPTHVLLEGGFEPHRIYEVVYRAQDPPLVGLGPTAVRDMISHLKYEDDPVLSIPRGALNRALGYGSSQSGRFLRTFLYHGFNEDEQNRRVFDGLMPHVAGAGRGSFNHRFAQPSRDAQPFANFFYPTDIFPFTGTAQTDPVTGRTDGLLIHFARPELCPKIFYTNSSYEYWGRASSLIHTTVDGTGDVEPMDQVRHYLFTGSQHSPGRFPPDRTTGEHLNNPLEIRWTMRALLLALDRWVAEGTTPPPSRYPRLDQDTLVPFPEFDFPRLPGVRAPTRIHRAYRVNYGPRFRSEGIVSIQPPRVGEPFPILVPKVDADGNELAGIRLPEVAVPLATYTGWNLFGPGKGPPTEICSFRGSWIPFARTKRERLEAGDPRLSIQERYGSREEYLGRVAAVALALLDQGYLLSQDVPQVVKGAAARWDYLMR
- a CDS encoding PSD1 and planctomycete cytochrome C domain-containing protein, coding for MVRLLLTVLILTACSCFHLLAAAETARFSADQIQFFENRIRPVLRNKCSGCHNDKLPTSGLSTDSREGLLKGGNRGEAVAEGLPGESLLVHAIRRQGDLKMPPGEALADQEVSALVRWIRMGLPWPDPAPDRARAMEDPSKHWAFQPIRRPAEPAVSDAGWVRNPIDRFILARLDQQGLKPSPEAEKATLIRRAYLDLVGLLPRPEEVDAFLEDTRSDAYERLIDGLLGSPHYGERWGRHWLDLARYADSDGYNNDLPRKIWKYRDWVIEALNRDLPYDEFVIEQIAGDLMPEPTRDQVIATGFHRNTQLNLEGGIDFEQYRVEAVVDRVHTTGVVFLGLTLGCARCHDHKYDPVSQREFYRFFSFFNNIDELSGEYKNQAGRARAYEPIMEFGTPEQFARRDAIQAQLKAMREENEKYEELLVSRQEEWEANLDEEARAKLTPGHLAALKIPIAERHPEQQRYTRRAYFRQDAGHQERTKALATVGELKPDIPSTLVMRELPEPRPTHVLLGGDFLQKGIQVWPGTLAVLPPLPERENYTRLDLGHWLVDEKNPLTPRVTVNRIWQRYFGTGIVETSNDFGTQGTPPSHARLLDWLASEFVAQDWSLKAIHRLIATSATYRQSSRHRPDLRQEDPRNRLLARQNRLRVESEVIRDLALSASGLLAPKIGGPSVYPPQPPWVIIKNGARPDGSHERWPESKGQDRYRRGLYTYYWRLSPHPALAVFDSPDAMLTVTRRNRSTTPLQALTLLNDEGFHEFAQGLAYRVLRELPDGTDSERLDHLFRICLTRTPRPQEKARLERLLTTQRQEFGADPAETEEILSLAMPDGKKGQEEAVWYMAASVLLNVDEFFTRE
- a CDS encoding class A beta-lactamase-related serine hydrolase; translation: MRREAGKTASSTSPEHASPDGKARFILLLTFGLVLGAIASGNPPKTQFPREDLDAMANRFGGRIGFFARNLADGAEYSWNGDQRFPPASVIKLPVMIELYRQAAAGSLDLDAKETLPQDISTHGSGVLKRRDGPVSLTLREYCRLMMVHSDNMATDLVIHKVGLEAVNRFLGELGLKNTRASMELGRWHYLIVGLADAPISRKNDARILEHMRAGKFDDGLGYSDSLNNNVCGPRDIGSLLAKLYGGELASREDTGEMLDLMRASTHKRTIAKYVREGIPVANKYGGSRRIAADSGIVELPVGPVVISAFALSDDPGDRSGREILARMSRLAVASVDPNAVKPHTGR
- a CDS encoding arylsulfatase, with translation MVILADDLGFSDLGCYGGEIETPNLDGLARGGLRFTQFYNTARCWPTRAALLTGYYAQQVGRDKLPGVPGGRGERPDWARLLPDMLRPLGYRSYHSGKWHIDGMPVANGFHRSYYLRDQGRFFNPQVHWEDDRELPPIEPGSGYYATTAIADHAIRTLRQHAAEFGGRPFFHYLAFTAPHFPLHALPGDISRYRDRYRRDWAEIRLDRWRRIREMGIVSGRLPEMEPGVGPIREFPGTLEALGPGEVDRPLPWSRLTLEQREFQAAKMAIHAAMIHSMDREIGRVLDQLRRMGAFEDTLILFLSDNGASCELIVRSDGHDPDAEPGSAGTFLCLGPGGSTVANTPFRRHKMWVHEGGIATPMIVHWPRGISSRNELRHNVGHVIDFVPTVLEMVGLSDWRNSNGEPVAAPPLPGKSLLPVFAKDGAVARDHLWWYHEKNRAVRSGRWKLVSEGPEGPWELYDLEADRTETTDLASEHPGKVRRLKELWTRRMKEFRSLALEILAGGGRRKVERGKKGEEPGEHRR
- a CDS encoding DUF1501 domain-containing protein, which translates into the protein MEMTNYGLQLIGQTRRHFFDRCFVGLANVALGQLLSDGKMFAAGDSRARNPLALRQPHYEPKVKRVIYLFMAGGPSQFETWLYRPELARLNGQTAPDSILEGKRFAFMERFTKVKPKLLGPKRKFAQHGQSGTWVSEVFPQMAKVVDDVALVQSVVTENFNHAPAKLFCNSGSTRFGLPSMGSWVGYGLGSESKDLPGFVVLRSGEADLMGGAFMWSSGFLPTAYQGVEFLRSAVPIPNLASPKGVSIQRQGAKLAAIQDLNRMHEKEYGDPEIATRIASYEMAFRMQTSGPELMDLSSESQATLDLYGVTPGEPSYATNCLLARRMIERGVRFVQLYHTGWDHHGNLSERIDEVSMETDRPSAALITDLKQRGLLEDTLVIWGGEFGRTPMAEFRESVGRNHHIDNFPMWFAGGGIKPGQTIGEVDDLGFFVTKDKVEVHDVQATILHLLGIDHTKLTYRYQGRDFRLTDVGGHVIEKLLA